The stretch of DNA CGCCGGTGTTGCGGGCGATAAAGAAGCGCAAGACAAGATTTACGCCCGCACGCCGCTGGGCCGTATTGGGCAACCCGATGAGGTCGCGGGGGTCGCTGCCTTCCTCGCGTCCGAGGACGCCAGCTATATTACAGGACAAACAATCTATCCTGACGGTGGGCGATTGGCGCTGAATTACACCATGCCGCCCCGCGACGACATGATAGAAGATATTTGAGGGCTAGTTTTTACAAACGTCAAAGCTAAATTCCAGTTCTTGTTCATCATAATGATGCACCACGTCAAAACATAATCCAATCATACGCACTTTCCATGTTCCCGGTGGCAGCCCGCGGTTTATAATCACGGCATTGCGGGTCACGCAGCTTGTCTCTCCGTCAACGCAGGGACCAATGTCGCCAAAACAATAGGGGCCGACTGAATATAATTCTGATGACGGACTTCCGTCGGGCAGGCGCGGCGGGGTGCGGCCGTTCTCGTCTGTGATAACGATACCGCCAATACGGACATTCTTAAATGTCACATTATCATAGCAGTTACAGATAGAAATGCAGATTTCCTCATGGTCGTCGCCCTCCATACTATCACAAGCGCTATCACCCCATGTAATCGAGACACAGGGCTCTAATTCGGGGAGGGCGGCAGTCGTACAAGACGGCGCACTATTGCCGCAACCTTCGCAAATGGCTTGTGAAATGAGGTCAATGTAGGTTTCCTCTGCGACAGGTGCGGCGGAGAGGTCCGTTTGCGCAGCACCACCTGTTTGGTCTGCCATATCCTGATAATGGGACGCGATATCAGCTCGATTGGGAAGGCGGTTTGGGCCAATAAAATGGGTGAATAGCGTGACGCCAGCTGCGTTTGCTGCCGCGATAGCCATATCGGCCGCCGCGCGGGAGGCCGCCACAGTGCGGGCATAAACAGAGTCTAGATATTCGTCGCTGACATATAATATGGCGCGGCAATTGCCAGGCGTCCAATTGTTCAATTCGCATAAATCTTTAATGGCTTTGCCGCCTTGCTCAGACCCTAATAGGCGGTCACCGTCACTGGCAAATGGCCCACTCGCACTTGCGTTTGTTATCAAATGCTGCTCGTGGCTTTTTAGAAATAGGCTAGATGTCCATCCGCGAATATTTAGTACTCCTGATTGCGTGCCGCGATCATCGCCGTCGCAATATAGATAGGTGACAGTCGCATCCGCGCCGCAACGGTCTTTGGCGACCTCAAAGGCGCGCGGGGCAACGCGTTCAATCGTTTGGGCCGCAGCATCCATAGATCCGCTGCCATCGATTAAGACAATTAGGTCGACACCACTACTCGCGGTGCTACCGCCAGAGCCGCTGCCGCTACTTCCTGAGCACGGACAATCGCCCGCATTGCCCACAGGTGTCATAGTGTTGGCTTTGCCGTCACATTTCCAGTGCTGATAGATATTGGCTTGCTCGGCAATATAGTCGCAATAGGACGGCTCACCAGCTGGTGACGCGGTGATAGCACGCGCGGCGGGTGATTGCGCCGCTGCGTCTTTGTCTTTTGCGCCCTTTTTTGCCTTTGGCTTTGATGTTGCGTAGAAAGCTTTCGCGACGGTTTTGGGTAATTTCATGATGCGCTCCGTGATAAATGATGTTTATCCCATAGCGCGGTGTGATCGCTGGCGTCGTGACGGCTGTCACAACGACCCACTTCCCCATTTGACATGGGCTCGCGCCCCCGCTATAGCCCCGCTCATTCAGCGCAATGTCAATTTGCGCTCTGATCTGTGCGAGCCCCAAAATGATGGGATGTTGCAGACAGGGTCCTCCGGTCGACGTCTACGTCCACCGGAGCTTTTTGGCTTATGCGCATTATGGAGTGTGTATGTTCGAGGCTCTCGGCGATAAATTAACGGGTGTATTTGACAACCTGACAGGGCGTGGGGCGCTGTCGGAAAAAGACGTGTCCGCAGCCCTGCGCGAAATTCGCGTGGCCTTGCTAGAGGCCGATGTCGCCCTACCTGTCGTCAAAGACTTTATTGCGAAAATCAAAGACGAAGCCGTTGGTGACAAGGTCATCAAGTCAATTAAGCCTGGGCAGCAGGTTGTTAAAATCGTGCATGACGGTCTGGTTGAAATGCTCGGCGGGTCTTTGTCTGATGACGGCAAAGAAGCCAGCGCGATCTCCAGCCAGCTACAGCTTGCGGGGCGTCCGCCCGTTGCGATTTTGATGGCTGGTTTACAGGGTTCTGGTAAAACCACGACCTCTGGCAAAATCGCGAAATTCCTAAAAGACCGCCATAAGAAAAAAGTCCTTCTGGCGTCCCTTGATACGCGCCGTCCAGCCGCCATGGAGCAGCTTGGTATTTTGGCCGAGCAAACAGGTAATGGCTTCCTTCCGATTGTCGCGGGCGAATCGGCTGTCGATATTGCGGCGCGCGCCATGGATCAGGGGGCCAAAGGCGGTTATGACGTTGTCTTCCTTGATACGGCGGGTCGCACCACAATTGACGAAGAATTGATGGCTGAGGTGGCCGAGATTGCTGCAATCGCCAAGCCTGTCGAGACGCTGCTGGTGGCTGATAGTTTGACAGGTCAAGACGCGGTGGAAACGGCCAAACGTTTTCACGCGCAATTACCGCTGACGGGTCTTGTCCTGACCCGGATTGACGGTGATGGGCGCGGCGGTGCAGCGCTGTCTATGCGTGCCGTGACAGGCTTGCCGATTAAGTTTTTGGGCACTGGCGAAAAGCTAGACGCGATTGAGGCCTTTGACGCCGAACGCCTTGCGGGCCGTATTTTGGGTCAAGGCGATATTGTCTCTCTTGTGGAGCGCGCCTCTGAAGTGCTGGACGCCAAAGAAGCCGAACGCGTTGCCAAGAAAATGGAAAAAGGGACATTTGATCTCGACGACCTTGGCAAGCAACTTGGCCAGATGCAGAAAATGGGCGGCATGGGCGGCCTGATGAAAATGATGCCTGGCATGGGCAAAATGAAAAAACAGCTGGATGCGGCAGGCGGCGTTGACGATAAGCTGTTAAAACAGCAACAAGCCATCATCCTGTCTATGACGCCAACTGAGCGTAAAAATCCTGCACTGCTGAAAGCGTCGCGTAAAAAACGTATCGCGGCGGGGTCCGGTATGTCCGTGCAAGAGGTCAATAAGCTTCTTAAGATGCACCGCCAAATGTCCGATATGATGAAGAAAATGGGCAAGGGCGGTATGGCCGGTATGATGCAAGCTATGGGCGGTGGTATGCCCGGTATGCCCAAAATGCCCGGCGGGATGAGCGCCAAAGGCGGCCAGATGGGCGGTATGCCTAATCCTGGCGATATAGATCCGGCAATGCTCGAAGATTTGAAAAAACAATTGGGCTCCGGCTCTGGCGTCCCGAAACTGCCGGGTATTGGTGGTAAGTTACCGGGTCTTGGTGGGGGTCTCCCCGGCCTTGGCTCTCCCTTTGGTAAGAAAAAGAAATAACTGAATTACACTCGACATTAAAAGGAAAACATTATGTCACTTAAAATCCGTCTGGCCCGTCACGGCGCCAAAAAACGTCCTTATTACCGCGTTGTTATCGCCGATAGCCGCGCACCGCGTGATGGTCGTTTCATCGACCGCGTCGGGTCTTATAACCCAATGCTGCCTAAAGACTCTGAGGACCGCGTGCAGCTTGATGTTGAAAAATGTAAAGAATGGCTCGCCAAAGGCGCCCGTCCAACAGAGCGCGTTGCGCGTTTTCTGGGCGCGGCTGGTCTTTGGGATTGGAAAGCTGGCAATAACCCGTCCAAAGGTGAGCCCGGTGCCAAAGCCAAGCAAATGATCATCGACAAGAAAGAAAAAGAAGAAGCCCGCAAGGCGGCTGAAGAAGAAGCCAAGCAGGCGGCAAAAGAGGCTAAAGAAGCCGCTGACGCCGCTGCTAAAGAGGCTGCTGAAGCCGCGAAAAACGCGTCAGCTGAGGAAGCCCCAGCAGCAGAAGCCCCCGCTGAAGAGGCACCTGCCGCAGAAGACAAGCCTGCTGAAGAGTAGAGCTTATTGCGCTTAAGATTTAAAACCGCTCTCTGCTATCAGAGGGCGGTTTTTTTATGGGCGAGCCCAAATGCGCCAAAAGTTAGGACGCGCATTCTAATTTAAAGGCCTATCTATATCTCATCGAATGACCTGCTATCCGAAAGAGATACACCATGAATACAACATTTAAAAAAGCCGCTACCACATATAACGGCCTTGCTCCTGTTAAAACTGTCCGCCGTGCGCGCCGCGCCTATGTCGGTCTTCACGGCCTGATGTTTGAACGCGCGCAGATGCGTGCCGCACAAGCGCGTCAACTGACATCAGAGCTTTTTGCGGATCTGGTTGTCAAAGGCGAGCTTATCGAAGCCAAAGCGTCTGTTACGGCCAAAGAAACACAAGCCAAAGTCATTACAACGGTAAAAGATACCGCCCTTGATGGCCGCGACGCTGTTGTCGATATGTTACCATCTGCTAAGTCCCGCGTTAGCGCGTTGGAAGCCGAAGTTGACGCCTTAGAAGCCAAATTATCCAATATGGCTAAAGTCGCAGCCAAGCCTGCCAAAGCAAAGACGCCAGTTGTCAAAAAAGACACCGCTAAGGCAAAAGCGACTAAAACTGATGACAAATACGCCTCTTTCATCGCCGACGTACAAGGTTATGACGCCGATGCTGACGTTGCTGTTATCAAAAAAATCGTGAACTATTGCGGTATCGCGCTGCAAAGCCGTGACGGCATGTTTGTGGCCTGCTCAGACGAGACAGAGCGCAACACTGTTCGTGATAGTCTGTTGGTTAAAAAGTTTGGCATGACAGACGCGCAATCAGAGCTTGACGCATTGGTCATGGCCGTTTGCGAGACAATGCAAAAAGACCGCATGAAAAACCGTGTAACCTTCTATTATCTGCTTGCGAAAAACGAAGGTAAATTGGCTGCGTTTTAAGCCTGACGTCATTTAAAAAAGAAACCGCCGCAGCAATCTGTGGCGGTTTTTTTTATGGCTGAAATTATTGGGTGATAAAGGCTGCTAATGGTGCGCTTAGGGCGTCTCGCAGTGTATCTGGATCTATTCTCTTATCGCTATGGGCGCTGGGGTCATAGACCGTAGGGTGTCCGGCAATATTGTATAATTTTGACAATCGCACGCAAAGCTCCATCGGGTCGCCGCCCGTTAAAACGACGGCATGATGCACGCCAATCGTATCGCCGTTGCGCGCGCGGCACCACCGTTGCGCTGTCCCAACTAGCTTTCGCCCTTTATACAAAAGATTGTAATCCCCGTCGCAAAAGCTACCCGGTTTCGCCCCGATTTCCG from Fretibacter rubidus encodes:
- the ffh gene encoding signal recognition particle protein gives rise to the protein MFEALGDKLTGVFDNLTGRGALSEKDVSAALREIRVALLEADVALPVVKDFIAKIKDEAVGDKVIKSIKPGQQVVKIVHDGLVEMLGGSLSDDGKEASAISSQLQLAGRPPVAILMAGLQGSGKTTTSGKIAKFLKDRHKKKVLLASLDTRRPAAMEQLGILAEQTGNGFLPIVAGESAVDIAARAMDQGAKGGYDVVFLDTAGRTTIDEELMAEVAEIAAIAKPVETLLVADSLTGQDAVETAKRFHAQLPLTGLVLTRIDGDGRGGAALSMRAVTGLPIKFLGTGEKLDAIEAFDAERLAGRILGQGDIVSLVERASEVLDAKEAERVAKKMEKGTFDLDDLGKQLGQMQKMGGMGGLMKMMPGMGKMKKQLDAAGGVDDKLLKQQQAIILSMTPTERKNPALLKASRKKRIAAGSGMSVQEVNKLLKMHRQMSDMMKKMGKGGMAGMMQAMGGGMPGMPKMPGGMSAKGGQMGGMPNPGDIDPAMLEDLKKQLGSGSGVPKLPGIGGKLPGLGGGLPGLGSPFGKKKK
- the rpsP gene encoding 30S ribosomal protein S16 produces the protein MSLKIRLARHGAKKRPYYRVVIADSRAPRDGRFIDRVGSYNPMLPKDSEDRVQLDVEKCKEWLAKGARPTERVARFLGAAGLWDWKAGNNPSKGEPGAKAKQMIIDKKEKEEARKAAEEEAKQAAKEAKEAADAAAKEAAEAAKNASAEEAPAAEAPAEEAPAAEDKPAEE
- a CDS encoding DUF2853 family protein; this encodes MNTTFKKAATTYNGLAPVKTVRRARRAYVGLHGLMFERAQMRAAQARQLTSELFADLVVKGELIEAKASVTAKETQAKVITTVKDTALDGRDAVVDMLPSAKSRVSALEAEVDALEAKLSNMAKVAAKPAKAKTPVVKKDTAKAKATKTDDKYASFIADVQGYDADADVAVIKKIVNYCGIALQSRDGMFVACSDETERNTVRDSLLVKKFGMTDAQSELDALVMAVCETMQKDRMKNRVTFYYLLAKNEGKLAAF